A genomic stretch from Anaerobranca californiensis DSM 14826 includes:
- a CDS encoding type II CAAX prenyl endopeptidase Rce1 family protein translates to MVSKLKPINGNSLLLISAILLLLLGSIAQFLNLLVGLALSQVFLILLPTLVFAAILGIDMKREFRLNPFTFKEFLLVTAITFCFYPVAAFSNAIINTILSTFGELPPNIIQIPDTYKDFLFSLIVIAGFAGFCEEFLFRGFILRSYEGLGQKRL, encoded by the coding sequence ATGGTCAGTAAATTAAAGCCGATCAACGGTAACTCTTTGCTATTAATTTCAGCGATTTTGCTTTTACTTTTAGGGTCAATTGCCCAGTTTTTAAATCTCCTTGTGGGTTTAGCATTAAGTCAAGTGTTTTTAATTTTACTCCCCACATTGGTTTTTGCAGCTATTTTAGGTATTGATATGAAAAGGGAATTTCGCTTAAACCCTTTTACTTTTAAAGAATTTTTATTAGTTACAGCAATAACCTTTTGTTTTTACCCTGTAGCGGCATTTTCTAATGCTATAATTAACACAATCTTAAGTACTTTCGGGGAATTGCCTCCTAATATAATTCAAATTCCAGACACTTATAAAGATTTTCTTTTCTCTTTAATTGTTATTGCAGGTTTTGCAGGATTTTGTGAGGAATTTTTGTTTAGGGGATTTATATTAAGAAGTTATGAAGGGCTAGGGCAAAAAAGGCTTTAA
- a CDS encoding SPFH domain-containing protein: MFEIVIGIFIFLIFIIAITSIRVVQQSTVGIIARLGKFNRRAEMGVNFVIPFIESMVAKINLREQVVDFPPQPVITSDNVTMQIDTVVYYQITDPVKYTYEIANPMSAIENLTATTLRNIIGELDLDATLTSRDIINTKMRSILDEATDKWGIKINRVELKNIMPPKEIRDAMEKQMRAERERREAILRAEGEKKSAILKAEGEKEAAILNAEAEKEAAIRRAEGQKQSQILRASGEAEGILLVERAKSEGIKLVYNAIKESDPTSDVIKIRSLEALEKLANGQATKLVVPSEVVGVLGSFAGIKEVFGKEETKK; the protein is encoded by the coding sequence ATGTTTGAGATAGTTATAGGTATTTTTATTTTTTTGATTTTTATTATTGCTATTACTTCTATTAGAGTTGTACAGCAGTCCACAGTAGGGATAATTGCCCGTTTAGGTAAATTTAATAGACGGGCAGAAATGGGAGTAAATTTTGTTATTCCCTTTATCGAGTCAATGGTAGCTAAAATAAATTTAAGGGAACAAGTAGTGGATTTCCCACCACAGCCAGTTATCACCAGTGATAATGTAACTATGCAAATAGATACTGTTGTTTATTATCAAATAACTGATCCGGTAAAGTACACCTATGAAATTGCCAACCCCATGTCTGCTATTGAAAATTTGACAGCAACTACTTTGAGAAATATTATAGGGGAATTGGATTTAGACGCTACTTTAACTTCTAGGGATATAATTAACACTAAAATGCGATCTATACTAGATGAAGCCACTGATAAATGGGGAATAAAAATCAATAGGGTAGAATTAAAAAATATTATGCCACCTAAAGAAATCCGTGATGCCATGGAAAAACAAATGCGGGCAGAAAGGGAAAGAAGGGAAGCAATTTTAAGGGCTGAAGGAGAGAAAAAATCTGCCATATTAAAAGCTGAAGGAGAAAAGGAAGCAGCTATCTTAAATGCTGAAGCAGAAAAAGAAGCTGCTATCCGCAGGGCAGAAGGTCAAAAACAATCACAAATTTTAAGGGCTTCAGGGGAAGCGGAAGGGATTTTATTAGTAGAAAGGGCTAAAAGTGAAGGGATCAAATTGGTATATAATGCCATTAAAGAAAGTGATCCAACTTCTGATGTTATCAAAATCCGATCTTTAGAAGCATTGGAAAAACTAGCCAATGGTCAAGCTACAAAACTTGTAGTACCTTCTGAAGTAGTAGGGGTATTAGGTTCTTTTGCTGGAATAAAAGAAGTTTTCGGAAAAGAAGAGACAAAGAAATAG
- a CDS encoding NfeD family protein — MFWVLAIFGFLIGELFTTSFFLIWFAIGAFFGLIFSLLGAGDVIQLTVFAVVSGILILNSHKIVKRFVYKNSNEVKTNVDALVGKTAIVLQKIDNRENRGLVRLGGEQWSATSYEEDLVINEGSKVEVVKVEGVRLIVKPKEKEKGDIDV, encoded by the coding sequence GTGTTTTGGGTTTTAGCCATTTTTGGATTTTTGATCGGGGAATTATTTACAACATCTTTTTTCCTTATATGGTTTGCCATAGGGGCCTTTTTTGGATTAATTTTTTCGTTATTAGGGGCAGGAGATGTAATACAGTTAACGGTTTTTGCAGTTGTTTCTGGGATTTTGATTTTAAATTCCCATAAAATCGTTAAAAGATTTGTTTATAAAAATTCCAATGAAGTAAAAACAAATGTAGATGCATTGGTAGGTAAAACAGCCATTGTCTTACAAAAAATTGATAATAGGGAAAATAGAGGTTTAGTAAGACTTGGTGGTGAACAATGGTCTGCCACATCCTATGAAGAAGACTTAGTGATAAATGAGGGAAGTAAAGTGGAAGTTGTAAAGGTTGAAGGTGTAAGACTTATTGTAAAACCTAAAGAAAAAGAAAAGGGGGATATTGATGTTTGA
- the glsA gene encoding glutaminase A: MEKVLHTLYHKNKVYCKQGKVASYIPALAKQDGEKFGVAVMDLSGKFFAVGDVEEKFTLQSISKVFTLMLAIIDKGQEYVFSKVGMEPTGDPFNSIVKLETMNPSKPLNPMINAGAIAISSMIKGKNNGERFNRIRGFLEEIIGEKITFNEEVYLSEKETGNRNRAAAYFMKDVGIIEGNVEEVLDLYFRHCSLEVNCIQLAKLAGMLANQGVSVITGKRMVSKEITQLVKSFMVTCGMYNASGQFAIKVGVPAKSGVGGGIMAVVPNKYGVAVWGPALDQVGNSIGGVKILEDMSKEFDWSIF; the protein is encoded by the coding sequence ATGGAGAAAGTATTACATACCCTGTACCATAAAAATAAAGTGTATTGTAAACAGGGGAAAGTTGCCAGCTATATCCCTGCTTTAGCTAAACAAGATGGTGAAAAGTTCGGGGTAGCCGTAATGGATTTATCGGGAAAGTTTTTTGCTGTAGGAGATGTAGAAGAAAAGTTTACTTTACAGAGTATTTCTAAAGTCTTTACTTTAATGTTGGCGATAATAGATAAAGGACAAGAATATGTTTTTTCTAAGGTGGGAATGGAGCCTACGGGAGACCCATTTAATTCAATTGTAAAGTTAGAAACTATGAATCCTTCAAAACCCTTAAATCCAATGATCAATGCCGGAGCCATTGCAATTTCTAGTATGATTAAAGGTAAAAACAATGGAGAACGGTTTAACAGAATTAGGGGGTTTTTAGAAGAGATTATTGGTGAAAAAATTACCTTTAATGAAGAAGTCTATCTTTCGGAAAAGGAAACGGGGAACAGGAATAGGGCAGCAGCTTATTTTATGAAGGATGTGGGAATAATTGAAGGAAATGTTGAAGAAGTTTTAGACCTTTATTTTAGGCACTGCTCTTTAGAAGTAAACTGTATACAATTGGCAAAGCTGGCGGGGATGTTGGCTAATCAAGGGGTATCAGTAATTACTGGTAAAAGGATGGTTTCTAAAGAAATAACTCAGCTTGTTAAAAGTTTTATGGTAACTTGTGGTATGTACAATGCTTCCGGTCAATTTGCCATTAAAGTAGGGGTTCCTGCTAAAAGTGGTGTAGGTGGTGGAATAATGGCAGTAGTCCCTAATAAATACGGAGTTGCCGTTTGGGGTCCAGCTTTAGATCAAGTGGGAAATAGCATTGGGGGAGTGAAAATTTTAGAAGACATGTCTAAAGAATTTGATTGGAGTATCTTTTAA
- the phnE gene encoding phosphonate ABC transporter, permease protein PhnE has translation MNNWYKRYIFRKKVYSLIIVLLLGALFSYSAFMVNFDPVKIYQGFPSMYNLIQRMFNPNFTYAKEVITKLLETLEIAFVGSVLGVFLVIPMALLTAANTTPTKFLPILLNPFFSLLRTIPNLIWAALLVSLFSIGIFPGIIALTITAFLVSLKLFREYIEGIEENFLNSLKAVGANPLQILGEGILPVIKGQLLAVFFVVLEINIRSATILGLVGAGGIGQILWRDLNHLRYDNIATLLLILFITIGFMDLLSLVIRNYSKNIYINFKSLKVYILFAKLKRISIPILLLGLGIYISRKMDITLGRFLLGIEQGKNMVCRMVNLDFSYLPQTLKGIKESVFITLFATIVGGINTLFLSYLAAYNTSPLKGVALMTKFFVNILRTFPPVITAIIFFRGVGPGPLAGAMALSLYTTGVLVKLYSEVVENTHDNIKNSILAVGGNSFHCYRHGIFPHTLPNYLSILLYRLESNIRTSSILGVIGAGGIGSLLTQNITWRNWERVGLLLFSMALLVIIIDGISYLIRKILV, from the coding sequence ATGAACAACTGGTACAAAAGGTATATCTTTAGAAAAAAAGTTTATAGTTTAATTATAGTATTGTTATTAGGAGCCCTTTTTTCCTATTCCGCTTTCATGGTCAATTTTGATCCTGTCAAAATTTATCAAGGGTTTCCCAGCATGTATAATTTAATTCAAAGGATGTTTAATCCTAATTTTACCTATGCTAAAGAGGTTATAACGAAGCTTTTAGAGACTTTAGAAATAGCCTTTGTAGGAAGTGTTTTAGGGGTATTTTTGGTAATTCCCATGGCTTTGTTAACTGCCGCTAATACCACCCCTACAAAATTTTTACCCATATTATTAAACCCATTTTTTTCTTTACTTCGGACAATTCCCAATTTGATTTGGGCAGCTTTATTAGTCAGTTTATTTAGTATAGGGATTTTTCCTGGGATAATAGCCCTTACGATAACAGCTTTCTTAGTTTCATTAAAATTATTTAGAGAATACATCGAAGGGATAGAAGAAAATTTTTTAAATTCTTTAAAGGCTGTAGGTGCTAATCCTTTACAAATCCTAGGAGAAGGGATTTTGCCAGTTATTAAAGGACAACTTTTAGCAGTTTTTTTTGTTGTTTTAGAAATAAATATTAGAAGTGCTACGATTTTAGGTTTAGTAGGTGCTGGAGGTATAGGTCAGATATTATGGAGGGATTTAAACCACCTTCGGTATGATAATATCGCCACCCTATTATTAATCTTATTTATCACCATTGGATTTATGGATTTATTAAGTTTAGTAATTAGGAATTATTCTAAAAATATCTATATTAATTTTAAAAGTTTAAAGGTGTATATTCTTTTTGCTAAGTTAAAGAGAATCTCTATTCCCATTTTACTTTTAGGTTTGGGAATTTATATATCTAGAAAAATGGATATAACTTTAGGAAGGTTTCTTTTGGGGATAGAGCAGGGGAAAAATATGGTTTGTAGGATGGTAAATCTGGACTTTAGCTATCTTCCTCAAACATTAAAGGGGATAAAGGAAAGTGTATTTATTACCCTCTTTGCTACAATTGTAGGGGGAATAAATACTTTGTTCCTTTCCTATTTAGCTGCATACAATACCAGCCCCTTGAAAGGGGTAGCTTTAATGACAAAGTTTTTTGTAAATATCCTTAGAACATTTCCGCCGGTAATTACTGCTATAATTTTTTTTAGGGGAGTGGGACCAGGGCCACTTGCAGGGGCTATGGCTTTAAGTCTTTATACTACAGGGGTATTAGTAAAACTTTATAGTGAGGTTGTGGAAAATACCCATGATAACATTAAAAACAGCATCTTAGCAGTAGGGGGGAATAGTTTTCATTGCTACAGGCACGGGATATTTCCCCATACCCTGCCTAACTATCTAAGTATCCTCCTTTATAGATTAGAATCCAATATCCGTACTTCCAGTATACTAGGGGTAATTGGAGCAGGGGGGATAGGTTCTTTATTAACTCAAAATATTACTTGGCGTAATTGGGAAAGGGTAGGGCTATTATTATTTTCTATGGCATTATTGGTGATAATTATTGATGGAATAAGTTATTTAATTAGAAAAATTTTAGTGTAA
- the phnC gene encoding phosphonate ABC transporter ATP-binding protein gives MIKLEDVTVIYNNKTLGIKDINLEIKKGEFVGIIGPSGGGKSTLLKTINLLVKPVKGKVYIDGREITNLDTSSLRKVRRQIGFVFQDYNLVERSSVLANVLLGRLGYMSSLQSFFNLYKDSDYYLALQGIKEVGLEDKIFARADRLSGGQKQRVAIAKALCQQPGIILADEPVSNLDLKVGENIMNYFKKINEKQKITIVINLHDVNLALKYCHRIVALSKGQVLFDKKTGEVDEQLVQKVYL, from the coding sequence ATGATCAAATTAGAGGATGTCACAGTAATTTATAATAATAAAACCTTAGGAATCAAGGATATTAACTTAGAAATTAAAAAAGGGGAATTCGTAGGAATAATAGGTCCTAGTGGAGGAGGTAAATCTACATTATTAAAAACCATCAATTTATTAGTAAAGCCCGTTAAAGGTAAAGTTTATATCGATGGAAGGGAAATTACCAACTTAGATACATCTTCTTTAAGAAAAGTTAGGCGGCAGATAGGTTTTGTTTTTCAAGATTATAATTTAGTTGAGCGATCCTCGGTGTTAGCTAATGTTCTATTGGGAAGGCTAGGCTATATGTCTTCCCTCCAATCTTTTTTTAATTTATACAAAGATAGTGACTATTACTTAGCATTACAAGGGATTAAAGAGGTGGGTTTAGAAGATAAAATTTTTGCCAGGGCTGATCGTTTAAGTGGAGGGCAAAAGCAAAGGGTTGCCATAGCAAAGGCCCTTTGTCAACAGCCGGGAATAATTTTAGCCGATGAACCGGTTTCTAACTTAGATTTAAAGGTTGGAGAAAATATCATGAATTATTTTAAAAAAATCAATGAAAAACAAAAAATCACTATAGTAATAAATCTTCACGATGTAAATTTGGCGTTAAAGTATTGTCATAGAATTGTCGCCCTTTCTAAAGGTCAAGTGTTATTTGATAAAAAGACAGGTGAAGTAGATGAACAACTGGTACAAAAGGTATATCTTTAG
- a CDS encoding phosphate/phosphite/phosphonate ABC transporter substrate-binding protein, with the protein MKKWFSVFGIILILSALTLTGCSKEKSEEIVMGFVPMRDGDKLIESVEPLAQLLSEEIGIPVRPFTATNYVGVVEGLGSGAVDFGFIPPFAYVLANSENNAQVILTALNRNGEPHYRSQFLVRKDSGIQSFEDIKGKKVAFVDPTSTSGYLFPAAHLKRLGFDLERDITYIYAGGHDKGLQLLLNGDVDVATTSVDIRVRYQNEFPTALEETKVLGYTDYIPNISVTVRGDMEEELVEKIKRALLNIAKSEEGGELLKTLFNMYGFVEAKDSDYDIIRETARLMNIDLKNSN; encoded by the coding sequence ATGAAAAAATGGTTTTCTGTTTTTGGGATAATCCTGATATTATCAGCATTAACATTAACTGGTTGTAGTAAAGAAAAAAGTGAAGAAATTGTCATGGGTTTTGTACCTATGAGGGATGGTGATAAGTTAATAGAATCGGTGGAACCTTTAGCCCAATTGTTATCAGAAGAAATTGGTATCCCTGTAAGGCCTTTTACTGCCACAAATTATGTAGGGGTTGTAGAAGGATTAGGATCTGGGGCAGTGGATTTTGGTTTTATTCCACCCTTTGCCTATGTGTTGGCAAACAGTGAAAATAACGCCCAAGTTATTTTAACAGCTTTAAATAGAAATGGTGAGCCCCATTATCGTTCACAGTTTTTAGTAAGGAAGGATAGTGGTATTCAAAGTTTTGAAGATATAAAGGGAAAGAAGGTAGCCTTTGTCGATCCTACTTCTACATCGGGATATTTATTTCCTGCCGCCCATTTGAAAAGATTGGGTTTTGATTTAGAAAGGGATATAACTTATATCTACGCTGGAGGTCATGATAAAGGATTACAACTCCTGTTAAATGGTGATGTAGATGTAGCAACTACTTCAGTAGATATCAGGGTGAGGTACCAAAATGAATTTCCAACGGCATTAGAAGAAACAAAAGTTTTAGGTTATACCGACTATATCCCTAATATCAGTGTAACTGTCAGAGGAGATATGGAAGAAGAACTGGTGGAAAAAATTAAGAGGGCATTATTGAATATCGCAAAAAGTGAAGAAGGTGGGGAATTGTTAAAGACTTTATTTAATATGTACGGTTTTGTAGAAGCTAAAGACAGTGATTACGATATTATTAGGGAAACGGCTAGGTTGATGAATATCGATTTAAAAAATAGTAATTAG
- a CDS encoding UPF0182 family protein, producing MKKIAIIIGLILGIIILFNLATHYYTEYLWFSSMGVTEVFLKPFLAEFLIKLILLGLAFVFILVNLLPLITVLELPGIRVVKNNETITTPTFKFKKVHGIIIAFLLGIIWVALLPSIWDKVYLYLNSSPTGLVDPIFNWDERFYLFTYPLLTAISGSFISLLFLTALPLVAGYLVAFNSNIYSKKERAVKYAKTQGAIFLALFFIWFAATRNLSMASLLLKEGNRFYGAGYTDIHARLPLIRLQQIIAVILAVISLVNIKVKKLKLMGITAGLLIITIFGSGIYAAIIQNFVVNPNEAQKESPYMGYHIAATRRGYGLENIKQIEYPLKKDGINLEVLENNRETIENIRLLDYRPLKQHYQQNQSLGLFYEFVDVDIDRYKIDGKYRQVMLAVRETNIKSLAREAQTPVNHHFRYTHGYGVVMSPVNKVTNNGHPTYYLKDMPVTSSIGINLERPEIYFGELTNQFIVVNSNYEGVEPYHGNAGVNLNLFRRLLYANKFKKSILLLSSEITPESRIIYYRNIVERINKVAPFIQQDSDPYPVVANGRIYWIVDGYTTSSTYPYSKSTKGINYIRNSVKIVVDAYEGTVDIYQFDQEDPIINSWKGVFPNLIKEKEDFPQYLKPHIRYPLDLFTLQSEILTVYHTQDPAVFYNRNDVWEIAVERYHGNEVKVEPYYIIMRLPHHNEQEFILKRPYTPMNRNNMVAWLAARSDGEHYGELLLYQFPRGQHVEGPSQIESYIDSDPYISSQMTLWGQGGSTVIRGNLLTIPINGSILYVEPIYITAESRSLPELRQVVVFYNDVLVMEPTLEGALKRLFGEGEGVKPQDPVDTDDENLKELIQRINTAFVNMENAARNGNWADYGKYMEEVKRLLESLERYLND from the coding sequence ATGAAAAAAATTGCCATTATTATAGGGTTAATATTGGGTATAATTATTTTATTTAATTTAGCTACCCATTATTATACTGAGTATTTGTGGTTTAGTAGTATGGGTGTTACGGAAGTGTTTTTAAAGCCCTTTTTAGCAGAGTTTTTAATTAAATTAATATTGTTGGGATTAGCCTTTGTTTTTATACTAGTCAATTTATTACCCTTAATTACAGTATTAGAACTTCCCGGGATTAGGGTGGTGAAAAATAATGAAACTATAACAACACCAACCTTTAAATTTAAGAAAGTTCACGGAATCATTATTGCTTTTTTGTTGGGGATTATTTGGGTAGCTTTACTACCAAGTATTTGGGATAAGGTTTATTTATACCTTAACTCTAGCCCTACAGGGTTAGTTGATCCTATTTTTAATTGGGATGAAAGGTTTTATCTATTTACTTATCCATTGTTAACGGCAATTAGTGGCTCTTTTATATCTTTACTCTTTTTAACTGCATTACCTTTAGTGGCAGGGTATTTAGTGGCTTTTAATTCCAATATCTATTCCAAAAAAGAGCGGGCTGTCAAATACGCCAAAACCCAAGGAGCGATTTTTTTAGCCCTATTTTTTATCTGGTTTGCTGCTACTAGGAATTTGTCTATGGCTTCATTATTGTTAAAGGAAGGAAACAGGTTTTATGGGGCGGGATATACCGATATCCATGCCAGATTACCACTAATTAGACTGCAGCAAATAATAGCAGTTATTTTAGCCGTTATTTCATTAGTTAACATTAAAGTGAAAAAATTAAAACTTATGGGGATAACTGCCGGTTTGTTAATAATAACAATTTTTGGTTCTGGGATTTACGCTGCAATTATCCAAAATTTTGTCGTTAATCCAAATGAGGCCCAAAAAGAAAGTCCATACATGGGTTACCATATAGCGGCGACTAGAAGGGGTTATGGCTTAGAAAATATTAAACAAATTGAGTATCCTTTAAAAAAAGATGGAATAAACTTAGAGGTATTGGAAAACAATAGGGAAACCATTGAAAATATCCGTTTACTAGATTACCGGCCATTAAAACAACATTATCAACAAAATCAATCTTTAGGATTGTTTTATGAATTTGTAGATGTTGATATCGATAGATACAAAATAGATGGGAAATACCGCCAAGTTATGCTGGCAGTTAGGGAAACAAATATTAAGTCTTTAGCTCGGGAAGCCCAGACTCCAGTTAACCACCATTTCCGTTATACCCATGGTTATGGGGTAGTTATGTCTCCAGTAAACAAAGTGACCAATAATGGCCATCCCACCTATTATTTAAAAGATATGCCGGTAACCAGTAGTATCGGGATTAACTTAGAAAGACCGGAAATATATTTTGGGGAACTGACTAACCAGTTTATCGTAGTTAATAGCAATTACGAAGGGGTAGAACCATATCACGGCAATGCCGGTGTAAACCTCAACTTATTTAGAAGGCTGTTATATGCTAATAAATTTAAAAAGTCTATCCTTTTATTATCATCGGAAATAACCCCTGAAAGTAGAATAATATATTACAGGAATATTGTAGAGAGAATAAATAAAGTGGCACCATTTATTCAACAAGATAGTGATCCTTACCCCGTTGTAGCTAATGGAAGAATTTATTGGATTGTAGACGGGTATACTACTTCTTCTACTTATCCTTATTCCAAATCTACAAAAGGAATAAATTATATCAGAAATTCAGTAAAAATAGTAGTAGATGCCTATGAAGGGACAGTAGATATTTATCAATTTGATCAAGAAGATCCTATAATCAATAGTTGGAAAGGGGTTTTCCCTAATTTAATTAAAGAAAAAGAAGATTTTCCACAATATTTGAAACCCCATATCCGCTATCCTTTAGATTTATTTACTTTACAGAGTGAGATATTGACAGTTTACCACACCCAAGACCCAGCAGTGTTTTATAATAGAAATGATGTTTGGGAAATTGCCGTGGAAAGGTATCATGGAAATGAAGTGAAAGTAGAGCCATATTATATAATAATGAGGCTTCCCCATCATAATGAGCAAGAATTTATTTTAAAAAGGCCCTATACCCCTATGAATAGAAATAACATGGTCGCTTGGTTAGCTGCTAGGAGCGATGGAGAACATTATGGAGAACTTTTGCTGTACCAATTCCCTAGGGGACAACATGTGGAAGGCCCAAGTCAAATTGAATCTTATATTGATTCAGATCCTTATATCTCCAGTCAAATGACCCTTTGGGGACAAGGGGGTTCTACAGTAATCAGGGGTAACTTGTTGACAATTCCTATCAATGGCTCTATTCTCTATGTAGAACCTATCTATATCACGGCGGAAAGCCGCAGCCTTCCAGAATTAAGGCAAGTAGTTGTATTTTATAACGATGTATTGGTGATGGAACCTACCTTAGAAGGGGCACTAAAAAGGCTGTTTGGAGAAGGGGAAGGAGTTAAACCTCAAGATCCGGTAGACACCGATGACGAAAATTTAAAAGAATTAATACAAAGGATAAACACCGCCTTTGTCAATATGGAAAATGCAGCAAGGAATGGAAATTGGGCTGATTACGGCAAATATATGGAAGAAGTTAAAAGGCTTTTAGAAAGCTTAGAGAGATATCTAAATGATTAG
- a CDS encoding RluA family pseudouridine synthase, translated as MEKRYSFTVNNFNNIKEELILKYRISRREYRRLKSNGKIYINNCLASITTPVKKGDLVEIFIEESTEIFPQCLPLNIIYEDKFLIVLNKDGNTLVHPVHNEQLNTLANGLVDYFNKKGESFGIHPVNRLDRETSGLVIFAKNSYIHSLLGRQLEDRQIKRQYLAVVEGILPKDEGIINLPILDLPTSKKIEGHGGKEAITEYKTLKKYGNYSLLKLNILTGRTHQIRIHLKALGCGILGDSLYHQKSPMISRQALHSFSLSFTHPISGERLKFTSKLPGDFKKLLNRLIKGEEE; from the coding sequence ATGGAGAAAAGATATAGTTTTACAGTAAATAATTTTAATAATATTAAAGAAGAACTTATATTAAAATACCGAATTTCCCGTAGGGAATACCGGAGGCTGAAAAGCAACGGAAAAATCTATATAAACAATTGTTTAGCTAGTATTACTACACCGGTAAAAAAAGGGGATTTAGTAGAAATATTTATAGAAGAATCTACTGAAATTTTTCCCCAATGTCTACCTTTAAATATAATATATGAAGATAAATTTCTAATAGTTTTAAATAAAGACGGAAATACCCTTGTTCACCCAGTACACAATGAACAACTAAATACTTTAGCTAATGGCTTAGTGGATTATTTTAATAAAAAGGGTGAAAGCTTTGGGATACATCCCGTCAATCGCTTAGATAGAGAAACATCCGGTTTAGTGATCTTTGCTAAAAACTCCTATATCCATAGTTTACTAGGAAGACAACTGGAGGACAGGCAAATAAAACGGCAGTATTTGGCGGTGGTGGAAGGAATATTGCCGAAGGATGAGGGAATAATCAATTTACCTATTTTAGATTTACCTACATCTAAAAAAATTGAGGGACATGGGGGAAAAGAAGCAATTACCGAATATAAAACTTTAAAAAAATACGGAAATTACAGTCTTTTGAAGTTAAATATCTTGACAGGTAGAACCCATCAGATTAGAATTCATTTAAAGGCTTTAGGTTGTGGTATTTTAGGGGATAGCTTATATCACCAAAAAAGTCCTATGATCTCTAGGCAAGCACTCCACAGTTTTTCCTTAAGTTTTACCCATCCCATTTCAGGGGAAAGACTAAAATTTACAAGTAAACTGCCGGGAGATTTTAAAAAATTATTAAATAGATTAATAAAGGGGGAGGAAGAATGA
- a CDS encoding PRK06851 family protein — protein MTVKIKNIYAGSNTSLGFYSFYDNVLSSLQRIFILKGGPGTGKSTLIKKIAGKLQNEGYNLTYLHCSSDIGSLDGVIVGDNIAIVDGTAPHIIDPKLPAITDEIINLGSFLNREKLLPHKKEISEIKEQISLHYKKAYEFFRKAKEIHDQWEEIYLKEMNFKLADEVAKNLIKFIIGNRKNKDKGLRKDMFFGAITPEGPVNFYDNLIKDITTKFIIKGRPGTGKSTLMKKIAKASLEAGFDTEVFHCAFDPESLDMVIIPKLDVVILDGTAPHVINPAAPMDIVIDMYTLCLPIDIDNRKKEELEAVEKEFNQMIAKGIPHLKEANILHKTMEKYYIGAMDFSKVDEVEKYLLEEIKL, from the coding sequence ATGACAGTAAAAATTAAAAATATATATGCCGGTAGTAATACCTCTTTAGGTTTTTATTCCTTTTATGATAATGTTTTATCATCCCTCCAAAGGATCTTTATATTAAAAGGTGGACCAGGTACTGGCAAATCTACCTTAATTAAAAAAATAGCTGGAAAACTCCAAAACGAAGGTTACAATCTAACATATCTCCATTGTTCTTCCGATATTGGCTCATTAGATGGAGTTATTGTTGGAGATAACATAGCCATAGTTGATGGTACAGCTCCCCACATAATAGACCCAAAACTTCCTGCCATTACCGATGAAATCATTAACCTAGGTTCTTTTTTAAACAGGGAAAAGCTGTTACCCCATAAAAAGGAAATAAGTGAAATTAAAGAACAGATTAGCCTTCACTATAAAAAAGCTTATGAATTTTTTAGAAAAGCTAAGGAAATCCACGACCAGTGGGAAGAAATTTATTTAAAGGAAATGAATTTTAAATTAGCCGATGAAGTTGCTAAAAATTTAATTAAATTCATCATAGGTAACAGAAAAAATAAAGATAAAGGGTTAAGGAAAGATATGTTTTTCGGTGCCATTACCCCAGAAGGCCCTGTAAATTTTTATGATAATTTAATTAAAGATATCACTACAAAATTCATTATCAAAGGACGTCCCGGCACAGGAAAATCAACATTAATGAAAAAAATTGCCAAAGCTTCATTAGAAGCTGGTTTTGATACTGAAGTTTTCCACTGTGCCTTTGATCCTGAAAGTTTAGATATGGTAATTATCCCTAAACTTGATGTAGTTATTTTAGATGGTACTGCTCCCCATGTCATAAATCCAGCAGCTCCTATGGATATTGTTATTGATATGTACACCCTTTGCCTGCCAATAGATATTGATAATCGAAAAAAAGAGGAATTAGAAGCTGTAGAAAAGGAATTTAACCAAATGATAGCTAAAGGAATACCACATCTCAAAGAAGCTAATATCCTTCACAAAACCATGGAAAAATACTATATCGGTGCAATGGACTTTTCTAAGGTAGATGAAGTAGAGAAATACCTCTTAGAAGAAATTAAATTATAG